One Papaver somniferum cultivar HN1 chromosome 10, ASM357369v1, whole genome shotgun sequence genomic window carries:
- the LOC113317865 gene encoding uncharacterized protein LOC113317865: MGLDDAIYGTVRSHIIAQDPLPSLSRVYALVVQEERHHTIARTRDVRVEAVGFAVQAPKATKGPTSRMSITSVDKPTCKNCGKSGHETVNYFKLVGYPDWWLEKHGKGNGGRAYQGSNNSQGKTRFAVANATIFPTSGGENFSGISLSTQDRAALMNTLTDSQLTAIANVLNSSNKESSKGNLTGPHYEDLDWSG, translated from the exons ATGGGTCTTGATGATGCTATATATGGGACTGTTCGTTCTCATATAATTGCTCAAGATCCTCTTCCATCACTCAGTCGTGTATATGCATTGGTGGTGCAGGAGGAAAGACACCATACTATTGCTAGGACACGTGATGTACGTGTGGAAGCTGTGGGATTTGCAGTACAAGCTCCAAAGGCGACAAAGGGACCTACTTCTAGGATGTCCATAACATCTGTAGATAAACCAACTTGTAAGAACTGTGGTAAATCTGGTCATGAAACGGTAAATTATTTCAAACTCGTTGGTTATCCAGATTGGTGGCTAGAAAAACATGGTAAAGGAAATGGAGGGCGTGCGTATCAAGGATCAAATAACAGCCAAGGAAAGACACGTTTTGCTGTTGCTAATGCCACTATTTTTCCAACCAGTGGTGGTGAAAATTTTAGTGGCATCTCCCTATCAACACAAGATCGGGCAGCACTTATGAATACTCTTACAGATTCTCAATTGACAGCCATAGCGAATGTGCTTAATTCATCGAACAAGGAGAGTTCGAAAGGAAATCTTACTG GACCGCACTACGAGGACCTTGATTGGAGTGGGTGA